CCTAGTCTGATTAATGCTGTTAAAAACAAAAATCAAGAAATCCTCCATCAACTGCGATACATGGTCTAGTGATGGGTGCTAAGGTTCTATTTACTCACTTTTTGCACGTTGCGAGCACTTAAACCAAATTTACCTTCGACAATTTCAAACTCTACAGGTGTACCAGGTCTAAGGGTACGATAGCCTTCGCCAGGAATTGCTGTGAAGTTGAAAAAGAGATCCTCACCGCCGTCGTCTCTGGCGATTGTTCCACTACCTGCCTTCAGATCGAACCAGCGCACCACACCCTGTGCCACGGGTAATCCACTTGTCCCCACAGGCGGCACACCATTAGCCCACTCTTGTTGAGGAATCCGAATTTTTCGCACCTCTGGTGTATCGTACGCCTCATAGCGGTAATCAGACCGGGTCTCCATAATGGCGCGCAAATCGTGCCGTAGCTCTTCAATGGTGGGTCGCCCGACAAAGAACCAACCGTTGTAGATTTTGTAAATCGTCAGGTCAGGTCGCAGTACAAACGTGTAGGGCTGGGCGCGATAGGCATACTCGCCTTCTGTTTCATCCAGGATGTTAATTTGCTTGATGACCTCCCGGTTTTCGTCAGACAAAAAAGGCCACTGCGCCCCCAGACCTGCCCGAAAAGCAGCTTGGACGATCGGTGGATCGATGCCAACCGTCACCAGCTTGCAATAGTTGACCGCTAGCTCGCCCTGAAACTGCACTAGTTGAGGGAGTTGCTGGCGATCGCGCGGACAGAAGAAGCCTCTATAGAAGACCAGAATCAGCGGATAGCCGTCGGCGAACCCCAGGTATTTGTCCATGAGGCTAGGCTGGGTGAAATCGGAAAGTTTCACCCGTTCATTGTCGTGATTTGGCAATTCAAATTCAGGGAAGCGATCGCCCACTTGCAGATTAGTTGTCATAGCTGAATTTTCCTCACATATTTGGGCAAGTCGGCATGTCGTCTCCAATTAGCAGCCGTGCCAGACTAGGTAACGCCTCCCCATAGGTGGGATGGATATGGACAGACTGTTCTAGCAACTGCCAGGTTGCCCCTGCCTCCATCAGAGACAGGAACACGTGTATTAACTCAGCGGCTTCATAGCCTACCAATGTTGCTCCCAGAATCTTGTGAGTATCCTGATCCACCACCATGTGGTAAAAGCCCAAATCGTGACCCCACTCGATGGCGCGGGCAATCTGAGCCATCGGCAAGGTGACGGTACGAGCATTAAGTCCCTGTTTCTGAGCTTGCTCCAAGGTCATGCCGACTCGCCCGACTTGGGGCTCCGTGTAGACGGCATAGCCCAGTACTCGGTCATTGCGAGTCCGGTTTTCGCCGCACAAAATCGCTTTGAGGCGGCGATAGTCTTCCCAAGATACATGGGTGAAGGCGGGCTGTTTGGCGACATCCCCAATCGCGTAGACTCCAGAGCAGGTGGTGTGGAAACGGTCATCGATCTTGACGTAACCCTGCCAAATCAGAACTGGCCAATTGCCACCGTTATGATAGGACCACGGCACATTCTTGGGGTCAGCGCCCGTTAGGGTTTTCCAGTCTCTATCTTCCAACACTGGGAAACAGATTTTCATCGGCATCCGCTCTACCAGATCTTGCTAGCGGTAATAGATAATAGAGCTTTCAAGCGCTTTACGCGCCTCTTCCTTTGGCTCGTTTGTACTCATTAACTACTAGCATTTTTTATTTGCCGAACCGAGAGCAAGGCTCGTGGACGAGAGTGATTTGCGCATGGGATCAGCCTACGAACCGTTATGCCGCTTGACTCGAAAGTCATCGTAGGCAGCACAGATCCATGCAGCAGTGAGGAGAAAGACATTTTTGTCCCAGCTGGATTCGTTGTTAGGGAACAACCCATTGGGTCCGACCAAGCCAAAGGCTAGGATAAAGCTGAACAGCATTAACATCATGACGATGCCAGCCCATCTGACCCAGCGATTGATTACGAACAATACCCCAACAATTAGTTCTGCTGGTGGTAGGAGGTAGGCATACGGCAGGGCCATGAATGGTGGAAGGGGACCAATCCCCTCAAACCCTAAGCCCCATAACTTTAGTTTGCTGGTGGTAACAGTCTCAAGCAAACCGCCTTTGTCGTAGAAATGAATTGTGTTGGCGATCGCAGAAACAATGAAGAATACTCCTAAGAGTATCCGAGTGGTAGCAATTGCTGTTTTCACCATGAGGCGCTCACTTCTTAGTCCCATGCGTTCGCTTGTATTGATCGCCATTTCAAACCTCTAGTTAAGATTCACTCAAATGCGCTCAGCCATTCAACAAATTGGCTATCGTTTTGATGCTGGTAACAGCCGCTCAATTAAAGTTGGTAAACCAGTTGGTTGCCAGACGCGGTTAAATTGAGCTGGCTGGGTAGCTCGCCAAAGCAACAAACTACTGCTTGCTAATACAACTGCTGCTACTGCGCTACCAGTCCAACGCAGGACTCGTGCAGATTGCTGCTGAGTAGCGGAATTGCTGTAACGATTGAATAGCTCGTCAGTTAGCCATTCAGTAGTGACTTTGAATTTATGCACTGGAGCCGGCAATAGTTGTAAATAGGTGCCTTGCCGGATCAGGTGACCGAGTCTACCAGTAATTTCCAACCGATTGCCGAGGTTAGCAGCACTCTCCCCTAGTCCTAGCTTTAAGAGTGTGCCACGCAGTCTCACCTCTACTGGCTGAGGTGCCCCACCATCCGCGATCGCCTTTAAGTTCCGGGCGATCGCGGCTCCCTGCTGATAGGCAACCTGGGCAGTTGGTGGTAGTGGGTTGTCACCTTCTGCCACGCAATCTCCGCCAGCAAAGACTTCTGGAAATTCAGGTAGTTGCAGCGTGGGAGTGACCTGGATGCGCTCGGCGCGATCGCGATACTTTTTAGGAATCGGTAAATCTTTAATGATCGGATGGGTTGTATTGCCACCTGTCCAAATAATGGTTGCCGCCGGCAGTATCTCCAACTGGTCGTGACGCTTGTATTCAACTCGATCTGGACGAATAGCACTCACAGATACTTCTAGCATCAATTCCACAGGCACTGTGCGCTGTCGCAGTGCTTTCTGAGCAGTTGCACGCAGCTGACTATTAACGTCGCCCTTGAGGATTTCCTTACTGCGATTGAGAATTACTACCCGAATTTCCTGGGAATTACCGCCCAGCTTGTCATACCAGCGAGGCAGCAAATCAGCCAGAGTTGCCGCCATTTCTACACCCGCCGGACCAGCACCGATTACCGCTACTGTTAGCAGAAGGCGACGTTGTTGCGGATCTTTGGTCTGACTAGCACACTGGAGGCACTGGCGCAGGTGTTGACCCAGGGCCATTGCATCTTCGCCAGTGCGAAAAGGGATCGAGTTCTCCTTTGCTCCCTCAACACCTGCGTAGCTAATAGCACTGCCTAAAGCTAGCACTAAGTTACTGAAGGCGTAGCACAAACCAGAAGCTAATTCAATCTGTCGTTGCTGTAAGTCAACATACTTGACAGTATCTTGAACAAAGGCCACGCCACTGCAGTCTAGGACTTCCTCGTAGCGCGGCCAGACCTGATTAGTGTTCATCTCGCCGCTCAAGAACTCGTAGAGCAAGGGCTTAAAGATGAAACGTTCTTTCTGGTCAATCAAGATAACTGGTTGCGGATAACGTTGATGGCACAGGTGTAGTGCAGTAAACAGCCCAGTAAAGCCACCACCCAGAATTACAGTTGGATGAGTCGATTGATTCATAGCACTGTTGGCTGAAGTTGATAAAACCATATACGAGCCAAGGTTGGTGTTTCAGTTCGACTTGCTTACTGATTGAGCGCTTCCTTAATTTCAAAACAAGACTCGGGAGCGAGTACCGCAGTCCAAATTCGTTTTATAGAAATGGGAGAGCTGCCCGACGAAAAATCTGGCTTTGCCGTCGCTAGTATTATGTTCTATTTCTTCCATTGAGCAACTCACCCCAAAACATTGACCCCTGAGAACTCAGCCGGTGCTATTTTGCCTGAGTTCTGGCACTGCTAGCACTGCCACCAAGCGGGGCATAGCCAAAGGTGGCGTTAGCCATACGGCACCAAATGGCGACAGATTTGAAGTTGGCAAGATTGATAGCAGCTGGAATGGGGTAGCGTTGTTCACCGTTGAATTTTTGTAGCTTGCCCAGGTTCACGTATCTGCTTGGATCTTGATACATCTGCGGTGGCTTCTCAGCCGGATCGAGAATCACATGCAGATCTGGTCCCTGATTACTGGTACGAAAAGCCGAATCAAGCACTAAGTAGCGCCGTCCATTTTCTGTGACAATTCGAGCTGTTCCGGTAGTCGGGTGTTCTGCTGCCATAAAGGAACCAGACAGAGTGGCTGCTGGAGACCGATTTTGTGCCACAACAGGACTAGATTCGGTTGAGGTATCTGCAGGACTAACTGCATGAGCAGATGGATAATTTAATACCCAGGGAATAGAAGTTAAAAAAGCAGTAGCACTTAGTAAGATCAACTGATTGACTTTCATCAATTTCAACTCCTTAAGACAACGCGTGCTAAAACATTTGTTGAGCTGAAGTGCAAGTTTCTCTTCAGACTAAAATTATTAGCTCAATATATCTGCTCAAAGATGAATTTTCCCTGAGAATTTGATTAAAGATTGCGACAGTTATGATAACTCTGTGATTATAAAAAGGTTAAGAAAGCCAATTTCCTTTGAAGCGTTAAAGAATTAAATTTTACTTAGGCATTTGTAAAGGGTTTTTCAAATAGAATAAGGACTGATCAAAATCAGGAAATTATTTCGTTAGATACGAGTATTGTTTTCTCATACCGTTTCTTGATTTACTTGCACTTTTATGAAATCTCTTTGCCCCCCTTTATTGCACCTGTATGCTTACAGGCATAAGCCTGAGCTACACGAGGCTTACGCCTGCCTTCGCAGGCTGCGAACTCTAAAAAGCAGCAACATAAACCTAAGTTGCAACACTCGTTATCTCTTGCCTCCCATATAATTTCCGAATAGGAGTAGTATGAAAAAATTTTTGCACTCAAGTTTACTTAAATGGCTAGGATTAGGAATTATTTTCTTTTTTATTACCTTTAGCACGGCTGCCTTTGCCAATCAGTATATGAAGCACGAGGACATACGAAATTTGATTGAAAAAGCTAGAGATGCTTGGGTTGCGCGCGATGCTAATGCCCTCGCACAACTGTTTACGCCTGATGGCGAGCTGATTGTGCCTGGTCAGAGGTGGCAAGGGCAAACCAGAATTCGATCAGAGGTAACCCGTTTTGCCCAGCAGTATTCAGACGTCAAGATTGATATCCGGAGAATTATGATTGAGGACAATCAAGCCGCAGTAGAGTGGTATTACGAAGACACTGAAAAGGCAACCGGTCTTCGCAACCAAGCTGATGACGCAATTATCGTTGATTTCAGTAATGGTCGGATCAGGCGCTGGCGCGAATATTTTGACACTAAAACGCCAGCTAGCAAACCAACATAACTATCTCTTCTTATAGTCCCTTAAATCCAACTTTAGAGTCCATGCTTTGAGAATACCTGACTTGGGTGGCAGCGAAGGCAGAAGACTTGCGCCAGATCCCAATTTGGCTCAACCCAATACCACATAAAATCATTCCTCCGCCTAGATATTGGGCAAAGGTAGGTACTTCGCCTAAGATCAAATACGCTGCTAAAACGGCGGCAATTGGGTTGAAAGCACCAGCTAGTGAGGCATCCGCTCCACTAGAATTTTTTAAGCCAGCTAGCCAAAATGATTGACCTACCGCGACAATTATCGTGCCATAAACTAACATCCATTTCCACAAAAAGGGTGAGAATACATCCATAAAATGATTGCTGCCGTAAAGATATAATGCAGCAAAGAAGAAGATGACGCTGCCCAACGCCGTCCGCACTACAGTAAAGATTCCGATTGGAATCCGGTCGAGGCGAGTTTTACTAATAACGTTAGAGATGGCTAGAGCCAAGGCTCCTACTGCTGTCAGCATCTCACCCCAGCCTGCTGTACTTAAACCTGCTGGGGTCATTATGTTCTCCCGTAAGCCCTGAAGCACCACTGTTCCGGCTACTCCGACGAATGCAACAGCCGCACCAGCAAATTCCCATCTATTCACTCGTTCCCCTAGTAACCAGATAGATAAAGCCAGAGTCACTGGCAGTTCTATGCGTCCGACTAGCACTACATTGTTAACTGTGGTGCGAGAAAGAGCCTCAAATAATACACCAGGAGCTAGCGCTCCAGACAATAGCGCTACTGCTGCCATACCGCCCCAATCTTTTAGGGAAAATTGCCGGAAGGAACGAACGCTTAACTGTTGGCGATAGATTAAAATCAAAGCTAGCAACGCGCAGATATTTCCTACAAATAAAACATTGCAAAAGGAAATGGGATTTCTGCCGTCAATGAAGTTTTGAGAACCAATTTCTGTTAATTTCCGCGTTACGGAGTTGGCAGTGGCGAAGATAATGACTGCTAACCAGAGATAGACTTTCGCCGGAATTTTGTTGGGCAGATGGGAGACGAATGCTACTATTTTGTTCATGCTTTTGCTGACTCTGATGTAGGGTTTCGAGTAGATTCCCAAGAGTTAGTTTCAAGGCGCTTGTTTATAGAGCAACCTCAAAAATGCACACTAGAAACCTCGCACTTTTCTCGATAGCTCCTGCGGTTACTATCTGAATTGCGCTTCTTACTGAGTATATGCATCATTTGCAGGTGTTGCGATCAAAAAGGAATGGTAAGTAGAAACTTGCCATCTTTTTGAGGTTAGCTGTGAATAGTACTAACGCAGCAAATGCCTTACTTAGGAGACTATGAGAATTCCGAGTGGACAGATTTCTCAGGAAAATCTCATCTTATCCTTGAGAAAAAATCATGTTCCTCCAGAAAATTCTTAGTAATGTGGATCATATTAGCTACAGCCAAAACGAGCAAAAATTAGATTTGTTGGAATTGAGAACTTGGTACGCCGAAAACCAAAACAATCCAGCAGCAGTTTCATGACGTTTACTTCAGCTAGGTAGCAGGTCTCAACAATGCCCAAAGAAAATCGATGGCACTTGTTTTGGCTAGCTGCGGGGAGGCGGCAAGAGCTTTACTAGCGTTTTGCAGTGCCCCTCGGTTCAACAGTTCTTCAACAGCCAGATAGCCACTACTGTCAGTGAATTTATTGGTGCTGGGTTAGCGAGTTGACGAAACAGATCCGCACCTAAAGCAGCGTCTTCTTCATAGCCAGGGTCATCATCTTCAATTTCATCAACTAGATCGTCCCATAGGCAGAAATCAATTCCTGCCGCACCTGAGTAAGATTGTGAGCCACAGGATGCCCTTGGCTGAGGTGGCGGTAGAATAGCCGGGCGATCGCTACTACTACTTCATCGGGAATCCATTGCGCCATTGTCAACACGCCATTAATGCCATACTTGGTCAGCCTCTCAATCAGGTGGTAAACACTTTAGCAAAGTAGATGCTAAAAGTATTAGGCGGGCAAACGGCAGCTAATTGCATCATCAAGACCTTGAGCGCGGCTATGGCTCGGTCTATCTGCCGTTTGCATTGGAGCGCAAGTATCCGCACAGTGATCGCTAGGCAGGATTAGACAGACGAGATCCTTAATCACTTACCACTTACCCCTGCTGTGAGGCATTTAGGCAATGGTGACATCCGGCGATAAGTACACATCCTGGATATTGTGAAATAACTTCACTCCTTCCTCAAACGGACGTTGGAAGGTCTTGCGACCTGAGATTAGTCCAGAACCGCCAGCCCGTTTATTAACCACAGCCGCGCGAACTGCTTCGGCAAAGTCATTTTTACCAGAAGCACCACCAGAGTTAATCAGTCCGGCACGTCCACAGTAACAATTCAGTACCTGATAGCGGGTCAGGTCAATTGGGTGGTCAGTCGTCAAATCTGAGTAAACTCGGTCGTTAGTTTTGCCGTAACTTTTACCTGTGGCTTTAGCAACGGCATCATAACCGTGGTTATATTCGGGCAACTTCTGTTTAATGATGTCGGCTTCAATCGTTACACCAATGTGATTTGCCTGCCCTGTGAGGTCAGCTGCCAAGTGATAGTCTTTATCTTGTTTGAAAGCGCCATTACGCAGATAGCACCAGAGAATTGTTGCCATCCCTAATTCATGGGCGCGAGCAAAAGCTCGGCTGACTTCCTGAATCTGACGGGTTGATTGCTCTGAGCCAAAGTAAATCGTTGCACCTATAGCAACAGCTCCCAAGTTCCATGCTTGCTCTACAGAGGCAAACATCACTTGATCGAATTGGTTGGGAAAGGTGAGCAGTTCGTTGTGATTGAGTTTGACAATGAAAGGGATTTTATGGGCATACTTGCGTGACACAATACCCAAGACTCCTAGCGTTGTGGCAACACCGTTACAGCCTGCTTCTATCGCCAGCTTGACAATATTTTCCGGGTCAAAGTACATGGGGTTGGGTGCAAAGGAAGCCCCAGCAGAGTGTTCAATGCCCTGATCCACTGGGAGGATAGACATATAACCAGTATTAGCCAAACGACCGAAGGAGTAGAGCTGCTGAAGACTCCGTAGCACTTGGGGATTGCGATCGCTTTGTGCAAATACCCGGTCAACCGAATCTGGACCTGGCAGATGTAACATATCTTTAGACACTTTCGCTTTGTAGGCGAGGAGGTCTTCCGCTTCTTTACCTAACAAAGATTCGATTAATGAGGGAGCAGATAGCGTTGCGGTCATAGCAATTTTCCTCAAACTTTCAATACAAAGTATTTTCCAGAAAGAAAATCACTTTCTGGTTGTGAAATTAACCAATTCCCAGCATTTTTCTCTCACTTGCATCTGCCATTAATTTCTCCTTTTTATTGCACCTTGTCCCTATGACTTGTAGCGTCACTGTTGTCTGAAAAGCACCCACCTTGAGGTAGGTTGTTACTGCCTTTCCACCCAAAGCAGCAGGGGCAGCAAGCAAAAAATCGCTAATCTCAGACATTGGGAAAGGAGTAATAGCTTATGGTTTTCCAATGCACCGATCCATTTATTACCTTGGCATCTACTGATATTGAGAAAATAGTAGTTTTCTATACACAGTTGATATAGCAATCCTAAATAAGTTGTGAGATGTCGCATAGGTATCTTGCCTGTGCAGGCTAGAAGCCTACCCCACAAAGCAAATCAGATCGCGATAGGACAAGAACCAAAGCAGTACATCTCGAATATATATGGTGAGTTTCAACTACCTAGTTTACGATTGGGAATTTTTAGACCCCAAGGAATGCATCGCGCTGAGTTTGAGAATTCAGCTAAAAATGGGATGAGTTTATGTTTAGAAGTAAGTGATTTAGCAGAGGCGATCGCTCATCTGACTGTCTTAGGCTACCCACCACCAGGGGAAATTTTAACAGCAGCATCGCACGGCAGAGAAATCTACGCCTACGATCCTGCTGGCAATCGCTTGATCTTACATCAGTCAAATAATTGAGGGAGAAGGAAAGAAGGAAAAACTCAATTCAAGTGCCACATTAGAGTTTTACAGTCGCGCCTCAATTCAAGACAGGTTTTGACAAAAATGGAAACGAAGTTTTGATTCTAATTGGCAAGACTTTATAAAGGTAGCTAGCCAACCGTCTCTCAAAGTATTTCAGAACACCGGGCTAAAGCTAATATAATGCCAATGAATCCTCAGGAGTTACGCAGTTAGGTTAAGGGAGGTAGCCCTGCCCTTTTTACTCAACTACGTAGCTTCCTGTACCTATAGCCGTCCCTGTTTGCTTTGAACCTATGAACGGAATCGACAAGACGCAACTCAGTATGGGCAAAATAGAATACCTAGTGTTGCAAAACCCCTGCCTCATGGATGGTCGAGAGTTCTATTCCAGCCTAATTCGGCTTCACATTCTACACCATGCTGTTCAAGAGCCAATTTTTGGGCTGGGCATTATTGAAGAATAATACCTCCACTAACTCAGAATAAACCAGCTAATAACCCTGCTGCGGTACCAGCGATCGCCCGCCAGAAAATTAATAACCTTGTTTGCTGCTGGGATTCAGTAGCTTGTTTGAGTTGCTGCACTCGTCGTCGAACATCAATCAAGTAGATATTCGCTAGTAATAAGCCACCAAAGGTACTAAAGAATAAAAAGGAAGGGAGCTTGTTTGCGAGATAGGCTCCCAGTTGTGCACTCAACAAAGCAGGCAGTCCTAGCGTTGCCACCCGTCGAAAATCTAAATTGCCCATACGCCAGTTTTGCCAACTGCCGGAGGCGGAAATCATTAGTTTAGCGAAGGTACTGGTGCCAACGGCTTGGACGGGTGTAAGACCTAAACCCACCATCATGGGCACGAGCAGAAGACCACCACCCATACCTGACAGTCCAGCTAAGCAACCAGCAATCAAGCCTCCAAGCCCTAACGTTAGCCCCTGCATAAACTGCATCAGCTCTAAAGGTATTGAGTAAATTTTCAGTTCAATTCATGCTGCAAGTGAATAGAGGGCATAAGCTCAGTCACCAAAACTTAGGACTGAAATCAATCTAATTATGCAGATGCCCTAGCTATTTGCAGTGGCTCTAGTGGCTGGGAGAAGGCCTTGGCTTTTCGGGGTTTGATATAAACTCGTTGCTGGGATTGCAACTGCAACTGGTCAAGGTGTTCCCGCGTCAGATAGGCTGTCACTTCCTGACCATCCTTCAGGCTCAACTCGACTTCAACTTCCCAACCTAAATGGACAATGCGGTTGATCCTGGCTGGGGCAGAGGTTTCTTCCGGCTTGGTCTGGATCAAAACATCGTGGGGACGCAGAAAGATGTGAGAGTTTGGGGATTCAAATCCTTGACGATGAAAAATTCCAGCAGTACTCGGTAGAACATTGACAGGCCCGACAAAACTCATAACAAATGGGGTGGCTGGATTGTCATAAATTTCTGCTGGAGTGCCTACTTGTTCCACTCTGCCTTTGTTGATTACCACAATTTCATCGGCGAGTTCCATTGCCTCTTCTTGGTCATGGGTAACAAAGATAGTGGTGACATCAATGCGCTCGTGTAGATGTCTGAGGGAGGCCCGCAATTCTTTACGCACTTTGGCATCCAAAGCCCCAAACGGCTCATCCAACAGCAGTACCTGGGGATCTACAGCCAAGGTTCTAGCCAAAGCTACCCGTTGCCGTTGGCCACCAGAAAGCTGAGAGGGGTAGCGATCGCCCAAGCCTTGAAGCTGCACTAAATCTAACAGTTCCTCTACCCGTTGCCGAACTTTTGCTTTGTTGGCTTTTCGTAACTCTAAACCGAAAGCAATGTTCTGGCGAACGGTCATGTGCTTAAACAGCGCATAGTGCTGAAACACGAAGCCAATGCCGCGCGATCGCACACTTTTTTGGGTCACGTCTCGCTCGCCGAGCAAGATTCTGCCACTATCTGGGGTTTCCAAACCCGCAATCAGCCGTAGTAAAGTAGATTTTCCTGATCCAGAAGGACCCAATAGTGCTACTAAAGAGCCTCTTTTAATCTCTAAATTGACGCGGTCAACTGCCTGAAACGAGCCAAATTTTCTTGAGACATCCTCAATCAAAATACCATTCATAAATTTCTCCTGAAATATCTCGGCGTGATTGTCCACTGCACAACCGGATTTTTTTGAAATAAATTACTTTAATCCCCGGTTTGTCACTCGACTTACCGTATTTTTTACCACAAGTCCAAGAATACT
This window of the Chroococcidiopsis sp. CCMEE 29 genome carries:
- a CDS encoding sulfite exporter TauE/SafE family protein, giving the protein MQFMQGLTLGLGGLIAGCLAGLSGMGGGLLLVPMMVGLGLTPVQAVGTSTFAKLMISASGSWQNWRMGNLDFRRVATLGLPALLSAQLGAYLANKLPSFLFFSTFGGLLLANIYLIDVRRRVQQLKQATESQQQTRLLIFWRAIAGTAAGLLAGLF
- a CDS encoding glyoxalase, translated to MAIGQEPKQYISNIYGEFQLPSLRLGIFRPQGMHRAEFENSAKNGMSLCLEVSDLAEAIAHLTVLGYPPPGEILTAASHGREIYAYDPAGNRLILHQSNN
- a CDS encoding class I fructose-bisphosphate aldolase — its product is MTATLSAPSLIESLLGKEAEDLLAYKAKVSKDMLHLPGPDSVDRVFAQSDRNPQVLRSLQQLYSFGRLANTGYMSILPVDQGIEHSAGASFAPNPMYFDPENIVKLAIEAGCNGVATTLGVLGIVSRKYAHKIPFIVKLNHNELLTFPNQFDQVMFASVEQAWNLGAVAIGATIYFGSEQSTRQIQEVSRAFARAHELGMATILWCYLRNGAFKQDKDYHLAADLTGQANHIGVTIEADIIKQKLPEYNHGYDAVAKATGKSYGKTNDRVYSDLTTDHPIDLTRYQVLNCYCGRAGLINSGGASGKNDFAEAVRAAVVNKRAGGSGLISGRKTFQRPFEEGVKLFHNIQDVYLSPDVTIA
- a CDS encoding MauE/DoxX family redox-associated membrane protein is translated as MAINTSERMGLRSERLMVKTAIATTRILLGVFFIVSAIANTIHFYDKGGLLETVTTSKLKLWGLGFEGIGPLPPFMALPYAYLLPPAELIVGVLFVINRWVRWAGIVMMLMLFSFILAFGLVGPNGLFPNNESSWDKNVFLLTAAWICAAYDDFRVKRHNGS
- a CDS encoding SgcJ/EcaC family oxidoreductase, with translation MKKFLHSSLLKWLGLGIIFFFITFSTAAFANQYMKHEDIRNLIEKARDAWVARDANALAQLFTPDGELIVPGQRWQGQTRIRSEVTRFAQQYSDVKIDIRRIMIEDNQAAVEWYYEDTEKATGLRNQADDAIIVDFSNGRIRRWREYFDTKTPASKPT
- a CDS encoding DM13 domain-containing protein, which gives rise to MKVNQLILLSATAFLTSIPWVLNYPSAHAVSPADTSTESSPVVAQNRSPAATLSGSFMAAEHPTTGTARIVTENGRRYLVLDSAFRTSNQGPDLHVILDPAEKPPQMYQDPSRYVNLGKLQKFNGEQRYPIPAAINLANFKSVAIWCRMANATFGYAPLGGSASSARTQAK
- a CDS encoding DMT family transporter, translated to MNKIVAFVSHLPNKIPAKVYLWLAVIIFATANSVTRKLTEIGSQNFIDGRNPISFCNVLFVGNICALLALILIYRQQLSVRSFRQFSLKDWGGMAAVALLSGALAPGVLFEALSRTTVNNVVLVGRIELPVTLALSIWLLGERVNRWEFAGAAVAFVGVAGTVVLQGLRENIMTPAGLSTAGWGEMLTAVGALALAISNVISKTRLDRIPIGIFTVVRTALGSVIFFFAALYLYGSNHFMDVFSPFLWKWMLVYGTIIVAVGQSFWLAGLKNSSGADASLAGAFNPIAAVLAAYLILGEVPTFAQYLGGGMILCGIGLSQIGIWRKSSAFAATQVRYSQSMDSKVGFKGL
- a CDS encoding CHAT domain-containing protein: MAQWIPDEVVVAIARLFYRHLSQGHPVAHNLTQVRQELISAYGTI
- a CDS encoding NAD(P)/FAD-dependent oxidoreductase, producing MNQSTHPTVILGGGFTGLFTALHLCHQRYPQPVILIDQKERFIFKPLLYEFLSGEMNTNQVWPRYEEVLDCSGVAFVQDTVKYVDLQQRQIELASGLCYAFSNLVLALGSAISYAGVEGAKENSIPFRTGEDAMALGQHLRQCLQCASQTKDPQQRRLLLTVAVIGAGPAGVEMAATLADLLPRWYDKLGGNSQEIRVVILNRSKEILKGDVNSQLRATAQKALRQRTVPVELMLEVSVSAIRPDRVEYKRHDQLEILPAATIIWTGGNTTHPIIKDLPIPKKYRDRAERIQVTPTLQLPEFPEVFAGGDCVAEGDNPLPPTAQVAYQQGAAIARNLKAIADGGAPQPVEVRLRGTLLKLGLGESAANLGNRLEITGRLGHLIRQGTYLQLLPAPVHKFKVTTEWLTDELFNRYSNSATQQQSARVLRWTGSAVAAVVLASSSLLLWRATQPAQFNRVWQPTGLPTLIERLLPASKR
- a CDS encoding redoxin domain-containing protein, with translation MTTNLQVGDRFPEFELPNHDNERVKLSDFTQPSLMDKYLGFADGYPLILVFYRGFFCPRDRQQLPQLVQFQGELAVNYCKLVTVGIDPPIVQAAFRAGLGAQWPFLSDENREVIKQINILDETEGEYAYRAQPYTFVLRPDLTIYKIYNGWFFVGRPTIEELRHDLRAIMETRSDYRYEAYDTPEVRKIRIPQQEWANGVPPVGTSGLPVAQGVVRWFDLKAGSGTIARDDGGEDLFFNFTAIPGEGYRTLRPGTPVEFEIVEGKFGLSARNVQKVSK
- a CDS encoding sulfate/molybdate ABC transporter ATP-binding protein; the encoded protein is MNGILIEDVSRKFGSFQAVDRVNLEIKRGSLVALLGPSGSGKSTLLRLIAGLETPDSGRILLGERDVTQKSVRSRGIGFVFQHYALFKHMTVRQNIAFGLELRKANKAKVRQRVEELLDLVQLQGLGDRYPSQLSGGQRQRVALARTLAVDPQVLLLDEPFGALDAKVRKELRASLRHLHERIDVTTIFVTHDQEEAMELADEIVVINKGRVEQVGTPAEIYDNPATPFVMSFVGPVNVLPSTAGIFHRQGFESPNSHIFLRPHDVLIQTKPEETSAPARINRIVHLGWEVEVELSLKDGQEVTAYLTREHLDQLQLQSQQRVYIKPRKAKAFSQPLEPLQIARASA